In one Corynebacterium bovis DSM 20582 = CIP 54.80 genomic region, the following are encoded:
- the mscL gene encoding large conductance mechanosensitive channel protein MscL, whose protein sequence is MLKGFKDFILRGNVIELAVAVVIGSAFTAIVTAFTKGIINPLINAINGNVDASGLTVPLRGHDRADAIVDFGSVITAAINFLIIAAVVYFILIAPMNKLKEIQNRRKGIDPTEAAATETELLEQIRDLLIEQNRAEVGVESRVARDVGDVQQTSDAADVADPSTGTGRHSAN, encoded by the coding sequence ATGCTCAAGGGATTCAAGGATTTCATTCTTCGCGGCAACGTCATCGAACTCGCCGTCGCCGTCGTCATCGGCTCGGCGTTCACCGCCATCGTCACCGCCTTCACGAAGGGCATCATCAACCCGCTGATCAACGCCATCAACGGCAACGTCGACGCGAGCGGCCTCACGGTCCCGCTGCGCGGCCACGACCGGGCGGACGCGATCGTCGACTTCGGCAGCGTCATCACCGCCGCGATCAACTTCCTCATCATCGCGGCCGTCGTCTACTTCATCCTCATCGCCCCGATGAACAAGCTCAAGGAGATCCAGAACCGCCGCAAGGGCATCGACCCGACCGAGGCCGCGGCGACCGAGACGGAGCTGCTGGAGCAGATCCGCGACCTGCTCATCGAGCAGAACCGCGCCGAGGTCGGCGTGGAGTCCCGCGTCGCCCGCGACGTCGGGGACGTCCAGCAGACCTCCGACGCCGCCGACGTGGCGGACCCGTCGACCGGCACCGGGCGGCACTCCGCCAACTGA
- a CDS encoding UTP--glucose-1-phosphate uridylyltransferase, producing the protein MASTQPAPRPGTDGSGSDTLRTVVVPAAGLGTRFLPATKTVPKELLPVVDTPGIELIAREAAETGARRLAVITAPKKQGVMAHFRTDEELERTLEERGKDDQLRKVRAIDGLIHPVAVEQEKPLGLGHAIGLAESVLDDDEDCFGVMLPDDLVLPSGVMDAMLEVRRTYGGTVLCGLDVPREDVSKYGVFEIEDAGLEDVQKVTGMVEKPDVDEAPSTIVATGRYLLDRAVFDALRRIKPGKGGEIQITDAIELMITEGHPVHVVIHRGPRHDLGNPGGYIRACVDFALRDETYGPSLERWLRERVGTQDA; encoded by the coding sequence ATGGCTTCTACACAACCAGCACCCCGACCTGGTACGGACGGCAGCGGATCTGACACCCTGCGGACCGTCGTCGTCCCGGCCGCCGGCCTGGGGACGCGCTTCCTGCCGGCCACGAAGACCGTGCCGAAGGAACTGCTGCCGGTCGTGGACACCCCGGGTATCGAGCTCATCGCCCGGGAGGCCGCGGAGACCGGTGCGCGTCGCCTCGCCGTCATCACCGCCCCGAAGAAGCAGGGGGTGATGGCGCACTTCCGCACCGACGAGGAGCTGGAGCGGACCCTCGAGGAGCGCGGCAAGGACGACCAGCTCCGCAAGGTGCGGGCGATCGACGGGCTCATCCACCCGGTGGCCGTCGAACAGGAGAAGCCCCTGGGCCTGGGCCACGCCATCGGCCTCGCCGAGAGCGTCCTCGACGACGACGAGGACTGCTTCGGCGTCATGCTGCCCGACGACCTCGTCCTCCCCTCCGGCGTCATGGACGCCATGCTGGAGGTCCGCCGGACCTACGGCGGCACGGTCCTGTGCGGCCTCGACGTGCCCCGCGAGGACGTGTCGAAGTACGGCGTGTTCGAGATCGAGGACGCCGGGCTCGAGGACGTGCAGAAGGTCACCGGCATGGTCGAGAAGCCGGACGTCGACGAGGCCCCGTCGACCATCGTCGCCACCGGCCGGTACCTCCTCGACCGCGCCGTGTTCGACGCCCTGCGCCGCATCAAGCCGGGCAAGGGCGGGGAAATCCAGATCACCGACGCCATTGAGCTTATGATCACTGAGGGCCACCCGGTGCACGTGGTGATCCACCGCGGTCCGCGGCACGACCTCGGCAACCCCGGCGGGTACATCCGCGCCTGCGTGGATTTCGCGCTGCGTGACGAGACCTACGGGCCGTCGCTGGAGCGCTGGCTCCGCGAGCGGGTGGGCACGCAGGACGCCTGA
- a CDS encoding 5-formyltetrahydrofolate cyclo-ligase yields the protein MNAVNDRTAVDGRKADLRREVRAGRRTRGDDERLRRDRLIHHHLADRLARGVVPGAGPLPSRRTPPTVAAFCPLPGEPGGHDLPEVLHGLGARVVLPRVRAAGTPLEWYTYTGPEGLTRGAFGIREPLATTRVDVSSEVDVVLVPALAVGADGARLGQGGGYYDRTLADRDGRGTVWAVVDHEEFLTDVPATPLDLRVDGVVTDRGVTTFAGRRHRGRAPHHH from the coding sequence GTGAACGCCGTGAACGACCGCACCGCCGTCGACGGGCGCAAGGCCGACCTCCGGCGGGAGGTCCGCGCCGGTCGCCGCACCAGGGGGGACGACGAACGCCTCCGCCGCGACCGCCTCATCCACCACCACCTCGCCGACCGGCTGGCGCGCGGCGTCGTCCCCGGGGCCGGGCCCCTCCCCTCCCGCCGGACCCCGCCGACCGTCGCCGCCTTCTGCCCCCTGCCCGGCGAACCCGGGGGGCACGACCTCCCGGAGGTGCTCCACGGCCTCGGGGCGCGGGTGGTGCTGCCCCGCGTCCGCGCCGCCGGCACCCCGCTGGAGTGGTACACCTACACCGGACCCGAGGGGCTGACCCGGGGGGCCTTCGGGATCCGGGAGCCCCTGGCGACCACCCGCGTCGACGTGTCGTCCGAGGTGGACGTCGTTCTCGTGCCCGCCCTCGCGGTCGGCGCGGACGGTGCACGGCTCGGTCAGGGCGGCGGGTACTATGACAGGACTCTTGCGGACCGCGACGGCCGTGGCACAGTATGGGCCGTTGTGGACCACGAGGAGTTCCTCACCGACGTCCCGGCGACCCCCCTCGACCTGCGGGTGGACGGCGTCGTCACGGACCGGGGAGTCACGACGTTCGCGGGCCGCCGGCACCGCGGGCGGGCACCACACCATCACTGA